ttaaaactgaaaatgttgCAGCTAGAAGCTCTAGCAAAACTTGAAACACAACATGagcaaaatatattcaataaaaaacacgTTGCCCAAAGTTCACATGACATGAGTATAAGATGTTTTGTGTTATTCTATTTGCTATTTTAGGTTTACGAATTCTATATCACTGGTATATAATATTCCCGAGAACCTGGAAATCTGTTGAGACATGCATCTAATATTGCTAATTGCTAGTTGTTCATTGCAAGCTACTTCTGTACCATGTTCTACTTGCCAATTACcctattgtatatttttaatcattagtAAATGGTGCTTGATAGAATACCATGGAGAGTTTCCGTTTATTTCTGTGGTAAAAGTGTAATGTTGGTTGTCAAAACGTCTTAGCATGCATTAGTAAATGTAGTTATAAAATAAGGCTTAACAAGATTGGCGGCAATCAACAATCAGTTAATTATAACTGGCAAAGTGGCAATCGACAATCAGTAAATTATAACTGGCAAAGTGGCAATCGACAATCGACATAAGCGTTTAGAAGTTGACATGGTACAAATAGCAGACTGGCCTTACATTCAATACACGTAGATGagttatttagtttaaatgatGATTCACGTTTGCAACGAATTATGGAAGGACCGATTTAACTGTAGAATACCTACtcgtccgacttggtgaccgcAAACCAAACTCAAATACGCCCGAGCCGGGAATTGTACCCGACCCGGGTCGGATTGGTTAGAAGCGAGTGCCCTTAACACTGCATTAACCGCACAACGCTAAAATGTAGAAATCAtgggaaaatatattttgacaaatagcAAAGCAATGGGCAATTCACATGTTTCAACCTGCTTTCCATACTAGAAGGCACCTTATCTATTGTAATGTAGCTTGGTTCAGCCAGGTGTTGTTTATTCTTGCCAGTTGCTATTTGTCAGGTTCTATGTGCCAATTGTTGTtctgtataattattatcatttattaaaggTATTTCATACATCAAACACTTGGGTTCATCTCTTTAATAAACATCCTGGACTCAAATTCCACATGTATGAAGCTAAGAATGACCGGATTGTAAGTGCCTAGtggttttgtgtgtgtgtgtgtgttttttttaattcataaataataCTAACTACAACAAAACACGTTATGTAAACGATATATTACAAGAAATGGTGTTCAACGATTCTGTCAGATAATACTTTCTAACATTATacacagatttaaaaaaaaaaagtattattacaTTAAGAAGTGTTCCAGTTTGTACATATTTAGATGTCTTTTAATATTCTGCTTTCGCTCATTgccaaatataaaacattgcaaTCAAAAATGTAATTCGACACCCAGTTTGTTGAATATTAGACAGTTCCTCTCATTGACCTTGTTTGGTTCTCAACTGTATGAGTGGATAAAAAAGTGTCTTAGGAGTTGAGTGAAGATAACTTTCATAgcctttgatatttttattaaacattaatgacattaatttcaTATGAATACcatgttgttaaaaactgatctttaaacttacattttactgaaagTTAAAGCCAGTTATAATTTACAAACTTGACTCATTTTCTCGATATTTATTAAAGATGCCTTCTTACTCCCCGATAAGATTTACAGCAATAagcaatattgtttaaatattccaaaaacgatgaagaaatgtcgaaaacaatggttcttaggaaggataccgagtttaatttgaaagaaatgagcataaaacacggtatttttaccttatgagactatagaagaccatagtaaatattttagcattcaccaatcattttacatttttgcaatttctgctattaaatacacggttacaatcttgttatcagtaattaatattttccatatatgcattattaagtaaatagttaaaggaTTATcggtcaaaattgatgtttgttatacatgtgtatgtattgattttgaataagagtgtcacttaaagtCCTTTAAAACAAGATTAAGCTTAGCTCATTATTTTCGTTCTTTTATAATTTGAGTAAAATACATCTTTTCAGGGTTTTAAGACTTAAACTATAAATTATCTTTTTGAAAATCACAGGAAACTTGTTTCCATTTATCAAAAGTTTAAAAccaaatttaagtatgtatttttggctgattgaaataagcaacaTAAGCCTGTTCctcttaagaagtttcaagaaattggggcctttCTTTATCCTTGTGATTTATAAGTCCACATTTATGAATATGATCAAATGGAAAGTAAAAGTTAAACAGCACAAACACTGTCAAAGGCATCTGGAGAGGCATTGTGGGTAATTAATATAACAAAGGCAATCAATCAGGACGAGTCCTTCTGTTGTAACTAGATAGTTAATAAAATCCCAATTAGGGTCCGTGCTCGTGCGAGACACTGTCCATCCATTTGTCTTGAATCTACACTGTAATCGTAACATTTAAGGGGCCAATTTAGGGCTCCCGGTTCCCGCCCCTCGGTCGCATGTTCGCATTCCGATGGCCGAGCCGGTACGACGTAATTCTAGGGTCCCTTCGACCATGCTATAACCTAGGGGCTGGCGGGGAGAAGATAAACATCTTGTTTTTACTCTGATCAAAGCATTCTGTAAGGTATATTACTAACTCGCATGAAAGTTTATCAGGTTCGGGAATCTTGCTATGAATTGGGCGTAATTTGGACCATCGCAGGTCGAGCCCTAAGTGTAAAGCCGTGCCACCCTGGACAAAACCAGGcgtttaaacaattattgtcCGAATGGTCAAACCAATGACATAAACGGGTTGGTTCTATTAATGCTGAACTACCATTTGTGGTTATCAGTAATTTTGATCAAGATTGCTACACCAAAGAGCGAGAGTTTAATTTCATAAGTCACACCGCCCCCTATAATCGGGGATATAAAATGCAATGACCAGTGGTCAAATGTCAAACCGTTTGATTTCACTAAAACGAACCATTGCTAAGTGATAAGTCATtgagtttgaattttattaaaaaaccaaacagtttaattttgaattatattagtGACCACTATATTACAATCAGCGTTTGCAAAAAGCCGCATTGGATTTCGCGTTTATTCGAAAAAGTGTGTTTACTATTGACTTTGCCATCAGGAAAAAATGGAaggaaataatattaaaaagacttTGCCGTTTTCCATAGAAAGCATTCTTTCCAAAGATAGCAGTAACAAGCCCGAAAACACCTCCAAGTACTCACCGTATAGAAATGACGTCACAGTTACAGCCCCGTCTGCTGGTGACGTCAGAAACGCGATGGCGTCCCGTGTCTTCTTAGCAGAGGGGATCGCTGAGAGATTAGGCCAGAACAGTTCTTACAGTAagtacacatttaaacaaaaatgtttataataattaggGGTTTCTTTTACCAACGAGAACAATACTTTTTCAAAAGTATATTAATGCTAAGAACAGACTGAATACCTAAGATTTAAGTATTCTTTTGAAGatctgtttttattaaaatctgatgAATATATCAATCGAAATATTACTGTAAAGAGGGTTCTGTATATATCTTAaatcttaaaatgtatttttttttataaatacaaggctaataataatgataatagtggACCAAttgattttatctttattttacttCACATGATTGGAATACTAAAATGTAAGATAGACGGTATTAATTATTACAACATTGTCACAAAATACGGTTTGGTTTAAGGTATCATTAactctgacatttaaaaaaatatattttagcaatGTGGTCTGCAAAATCCATATATTAAAATCAGCGTCATGCAAATATtctaaaacttaaatatatatttttaggcGAAGATTCGGATGACGACGACAGTGGCGATGTATTTGACAGTCCTATGAAAACGTCATCAACAACACACGATGAAGACATGACTTCATCACCAGAGGAGCGATTGACCACAGCGATTTCAAAATGCAAAGCAAAGAAGAAAACTCGGACAGTATTTTCAAGACAGCAAGTTTTCTACCTCGAGGCTGCTTTTGACGCCAAACGTTACCTGTCCAGTGCAGAGAGGTCAGAGATTGCGACGTCATTGAATTTGACAGAAACTCAAGTGAAGGTTTGGTTTCAAAACAGGCGAAACAAGTGGAAAGCTCAGTTAAACGGCGATGAGAAGGGACTGTCTGTCGAAAATACGCCAGTGTATATGCCGCCATTTTTGTGTAGTAGCATGGCGGCCGCT
The Mya arenaria isolate MELC-2E11 chromosome 12, ASM2691426v1 DNA segment above includes these coding regions:
- the LOC128211720 gene encoding homeobox protein Hmx-like, which translates into the protein MEGNNIKKTLPFSIESILSKDSSNKPENTSKYSPYRNDVTVTAPSAGDVRNAMASRVFLAEGIAERLGQNSSYSEDSDDDDSGDVFDSPMKTSSTTHDEDMTSSPEERLTTAISKCKAKKKTRTVFSRQQVFYLEAAFDAKRYLSSAERSEIATSLNLTETQVKVWFQNRRNKWKAQLNGDEKGLSVENTPVYMPPFLCSSMAAAAAHAHRTQQGLPPLPFFRQPVFY